The Balneolaceae bacterium genome has a window encoding:
- a CDS encoding MFS transporter yields MTDTPCRSKNLWLLALAELLAMSLWFSASAVVPQLTAEFNLSSSEASWMTMSVQAGFVAGALLSALLNLADRLDARRLFLYASLLGAAFNGAITLTGDPQLMIALRFLTGACLAGVYPPGMKIVTTFCKKDRGFGIGVLVGALTLGSALPHLLNAFSFSGGGGLPPWSAVLQTTSMLAIFGGFLARYAVSLGPYRVDRVPFNWRYALRGFSYKPTRMANFGYLGHMWELYAMWTWVPLFLLASYRAAGWPEPMARLAGFAVIGIGALGCVMAGSWADKAGRTRVTITSLLISGGCAATAGLLFDWPLAATVLCLVWGFSVVADSAQFSTAVSELSDPRYIGTALTVQTSLGFLLTMVSIRLLPELEKSLGWHYSFLILCAGPLFGILSMYRLRRMPEAKQMAGGER; encoded by the coding sequence GTGACCGACACGCCCTGCCGTTCCAAAAATCTCTGGCTGCTCGCCCTGGCCGAACTGCTGGCCATGAGCCTCTGGTTCTCGGCATCCGCCGTGGTGCCCCAGCTCACCGCCGAGTTCAATCTCAGCAGTTCCGAGGCCTCCTGGATGACCATGAGCGTACAGGCCGGCTTCGTGGCGGGCGCGCTGCTGAGTGCCCTGCTCAACCTGGCCGACCGGCTGGACGCGCGGCGTCTCTTCCTCTACGCCTCCCTGCTGGGAGCCGCCTTCAACGGGGCCATCACCCTGACGGGCGATCCGCAGCTGATGATCGCCCTGCGCTTTCTAACAGGCGCCTGCCTGGCCGGCGTCTACCCTCCCGGCATGAAAATCGTCACCACCTTCTGCAAGAAGGATCGCGGCTTCGGTATAGGGGTACTGGTGGGTGCGCTCACCCTGGGCTCCGCCCTGCCCCACCTGCTGAACGCCTTCTCCTTTTCAGGGGGCGGCGGACTCCCGCCCTGGTCGGCCGTGCTGCAGACCACCAGCATGCTGGCCATCTTCGGGGGATTCCTGGCGCGGTATGCCGTGTCACTGGGACCCTACAGGGTGGATCGCGTGCCTTTCAACTGGCGCTACGCCCTCCGGGGCTTCAGCTACAAGCCCACACGCATGGCCAACTTCGGCTACCTGGGACACATGTGGGAACTCTATGCGATGTGGACCTGGGTGCCGCTTTTTCTGCTGGCGAGCTACCGCGCGGCGGGCTGGCCGGAACCCATGGCAAGGCTGGCCGGCTTTGCCGTAATCGGCATCGGGGCGCTGGGATGCGTGATGGCGGGCTCCTGGGCCGACAAGGCGGGCCGCACGCGGGTGACCATCACCAGCCTGCTTATTTCAGGCGGATGCGCCGCCACAGCCGGACTGCTCTTCGACTGGCCCCTGGCGGCCACCGTACTCTGCCTGGTTTGGGGCTTTTCCGTGGTGGCCGACAGCGCGCAGTTCAGCACCGCCGTCTCCGAACTGAGCGATCCGCGCTACATCGGCACGGCCCTGACGGTACAGACCAGCCTGGGATTCCTGCTGACCATGGTGAGCATCCGTCTTCTGCCCGAGCTGGAAAAGTCCCTCGGCTGGCACTACTCCTTCCTGATTCTCTGCGCCGGTCCCCTCTTCGGCATCCTGAGCATGTACCGCCTGCGGCGCATGCCCGAGGCAAAACAGATGGCAGGCGGTGAGCGTTGA
- a CDS encoding taurine dioxygenase, which yields MVDEEKVRKLLYDDEEYLKEFAGAAVESYTEFRNHYARAFETGDVEFLRKAGHKIKPSAQMLEFEELLEEYEHGKNLLEGESDKEEKETSVDRMTKLCDQIIVEMKELES from the coding sequence ATGGTAGATGAGGAAAAAGTTCGAAAACTGCTCTACGACGACGAGGAATACCTGAAGGAGTTCGCCGGGGCCGCGGTGGAATCCTACACTGAATTCCGCAACCACTACGCACGGGCATTTGAAACCGGCGACGTGGAGTTCCTGCGCAAAGCGGGCCACAAGATCAAACCCTCGGCCCAGATGCTGGAATTCGAGGAGCTATTGGAGGAGTACGAGCATGGAAAAAACCTTCTTGAGGGCGAATCCGATAAGGAGGAGAAGGAGACGTCCGTGGATCGAATGACCAAACTCTGCGACCAGATCATCGTAGAGATGAAGGAGCTCGAATCCTGA
- the mtgA gene encoding monofunctional biosynthetic peptidoglycan transglycosylase: MEQGQPLYFRSGLRFLWKWISRLAAAFLLFTLLSVLAFKWINPPTTSFMLQRHLSAWWYGAQEYRMQQEWMPWERISPHLKMAVITAEDQRFATHWGIDLSSVQDALQEYERGESLRGASTISQQLAKNLYLTPNRSYLRKGLEAWFALWMELLMGKQRILEIYLNVVEFGEGIYGVEAAAQHFFGVPADRLDRYRSALMATVLPAPHRYDLAHPSPYMYERQAWILRYMNLLGNEQYLEQLD, encoded by the coding sequence ATGGAACAAGGGCAACCTTTATACTTTCGTAGCGGGCTGCGTTTTCTCTGGAAATGGATCAGCCGTCTGGCGGCGGCCTTTCTGCTTTTTACCCTCCTCTCGGTGCTCGCCTTCAAGTGGATCAATCCCCCCACCACCTCCTTCATGCTGCAGCGTCATCTGTCGGCCTGGTGGTACGGCGCTCAGGAGTATCGCATGCAGCAGGAATGGATGCCCTGGGAACGCATCTCCCCCCACCTCAAGATGGCGGTCATCACGGCCGAAGACCAGCGTTTCGCCACGCACTGGGGTATCGATCTCTCGTCGGTACAGGATGCCCTGCAGGAGTATGAACGGGGCGAGTCGCTGCGCGGCGCCAGCACCATCAGCCAGCAGCTGGCCAAGAACCTCTATCTCACTCCGAACCGCTCCTACCTGCGCAAGGGACTGGAAGCCTGGTTCGCCCTCTGGATGGAACTGCTGATGGGCAAACAGCGCATACTCGAGATCTACCTGAACGTGGTGGAGTTCGGGGAGGGCATCTACGGGGTGGAGGCCGCCGCACAGCACTTTTTCGGTGTACCGGCCGACCGCCTGGACCGCTACCGGAGCGCCCTGATGGCCACGGTTCTGCCCGCCCCGCACCGCTACGATCTGGCCCATCCATCCCCCTACATGTATGAACGCCAGGCCTGGATACTTCGCTACATGAACCTGCTGGGCAACGAACAATACCTGGAACAGCTGGACTGA
- a CDS encoding alpha/beta fold hydrolase: MGAGEPLMVVHGGPLLDHGYMEPWLRELSSDYRLVFMDQRLSGRSSPESDSANVTLDRFTEDIEAVRRHLGLDRVHLLGHSWGGFLALRYALAYPQSLRSLTLVSPMPPSSAHWQAEQQALSSRLDPSYLQQRDSLRNTPAFRPASPKPAKNFCATPSAPSFTNRPWPRVWSSTCPRTTPGAARCLACWWASRAPSTSTRASTPWPLPPC, encoded by the coding sequence ATGGGTGCCGGGGAGCCGCTGATGGTGGTGCACGGGGGACCCCTCCTGGATCACGGATACATGGAGCCCTGGCTCAGGGAACTGTCTTCCGACTACCGCCTGGTCTTCATGGACCAGCGCCTGAGCGGACGATCCTCCCCTGAATCGGACAGTGCCAACGTGACGCTGGACCGCTTTACGGAGGATATCGAGGCGGTGCGCCGCCACCTCGGGCTGGATAGGGTGCACCTGCTGGGACACTCCTGGGGTGGTTTTCTGGCCTTGCGCTATGCCCTGGCCTATCCCCAATCGCTGCGGTCGCTGACGCTGGTGAGTCCCATGCCCCCCAGCTCAGCGCACTGGCAGGCTGAGCAGCAGGCTCTCTCCTCGCGACTGGACCCCTCGTACCTGCAGCAGCGTGACAGCCTGCGCAACACCCCGGCCTTCCGGCCGGCGAGCCCGAAGCCCGCGAAGAACTTCTGCGCCACGCCTTCCGCCCCCAGTTTCACGAACCGGCCCTGGCCGAGGGTCTGGAGCTCTACGTGCCCGAGGACTACCCCGGGCGCAGCCAGATGTTTGGCATGCTGGTGGGCGAGTCGAGCGCCTTCGACCTCTACCCGCGCCTCGACTCCCTGGCCACTCCCACCCTGCTGA
- a CDS encoding carboxypeptidase-like regulatory domain-containing protein, producing the protein MHQTIDFISSNRLSHVIGVFLTALLTGLLAALPARAQEHGEARLSGTVTSLDGSPLPAGIVSLEPWSDDALFRSQETMLNAGGHFSLVADRAGLYRLQAYGVMHKTFTILLWIRQPGELNFEIRLDPVTLVRDRYFHKPQYTKWIRVFGSFNGFSYQKGVQFEHRGGPVLEAAVATSLDTLRYQLMGLGGDRLVFPGASYYEPGPENSFVAVIPVEGDSVRFTYRADSVYFRDFNGGIYVSGMRDPNQSTWTMEPAAEERLNREIFTFRNPGRKAYLEAFTDPELSSRSANEDSLMAYWHEIWREQRVMMNPYFHGKSMRRIENRLSSASGDSLTTPMRHVLYAGYVYSASYFVRYLDMQRRLQEIRAGIPPGDVQDSLAVNPTLLREAMLGLPLTSPLWMLWRANRTLFLDVLGHTPEVIGFMEELAEQYPVQDVANEIYYELLLEAHRSGNSDKSRRYYRRMVERFGSTYLSRQASDTLRQKK; encoded by the coding sequence ATGCACCAAACCATAGATTTTATTAGTTCCAACCGGTTGTCCCACGTCATTGGCGTCTTCCTGACTGCACTGCTCACAGGGTTGCTGGCCGCCCTGCCCGCCCGAGCGCAGGAGCACGGCGAAGCCCGCCTCTCCGGCACGGTGACCAGTCTGGACGGCTCGCCCCTCCCTGCAGGGATCGTTAGCCTGGAACCCTGGTCGGACGACGCCCTTTTTCGTTCGCAGGAGACCATGCTGAACGCCGGAGGCCACTTTTCTCTGGTTGCAGACCGGGCCGGCCTCTACCGCCTGCAGGCCTACGGCGTTATGCACAAGACCTTCACCATCCTTCTCTGGATACGGCAGCCCGGCGAGCTGAACTTCGAAATCCGCCTCGACCCGGTCACGCTGGTTCGCGACCGCTATTTTCACAAACCGCAGTACACCAAGTGGATTCGCGTATTCGGCTCCTTCAACGGCTTCAGCTACCAGAAGGGGGTGCAATTCGAGCACCGCGGGGGACCCGTCCTGGAGGCGGCCGTGGCTACCAGCCTGGACACCCTGCGATACCAGCTAATGGGACTGGGAGGCGACCGGCTGGTATTTCCCGGCGCATCGTATTACGAACCCGGCCCGGAGAACAGCTTTGTGGCGGTTATACCTGTAGAAGGTGACAGTGTGCGCTTCACCTACCGGGCCGACTCGGTCTATTTCAGGGACTTCAACGGCGGCATCTATGTCTCGGGGATGCGGGACCCGAACCAGTCCACCTGGACCATGGAGCCCGCTGCGGAGGAGCGGCTCAATCGCGAAATATTCACTTTTCGAAATCCCGGACGCAAAGCCTACCTCGAAGCCTTCACCGACCCGGAGCTTAGCAGTCGGTCGGCCAACGAGGACAGCCTAATGGCCTACTGGCACGAAATCTGGCGGGAACAGCGGGTTATGATGAATCCCTATTTCCATGGGAAGTCCATGCGCCGCATCGAAAACCGCCTGTCCTCCGCTTCCGGGGACAGCCTCACCACACCCATGCGCCACGTACTCTACGCCGGATATGTGTACTCGGCATCCTACTTTGTGCGCTACCTCGACATGCAGCGGCGCCTTCAGGAGATTCGTGCCGGCATTCCCCCCGGCGACGTGCAGGACTCCCTCGCCGTCAACCCCACCCTGCTGCGGGAGGCCATGCTCGGCCTGCCGTTGACCTCTCCCCTCTGGATGCTCTGGCGGGCCAACCGCACCCTCTTCCTGGACGTGCTGGGACACACCCCCGAGGTGATAGGCTTCATGGAAGAACTCGCCGAACAGTACCCCGTACAGGATGTGGCCAACGAAATTTACTATGAACTTCTGCTGGAAGCCCACCGCAGTGGAAATAGTGATAAATCCAGGAGATATTACAGGCGCATGGTGGAGCGCTTCGGCTCCACCTACCTGAGCCGCCAGGCCAGCGACACCCTGCGGCAGAAAAAATGA
- a CDS encoding amidohydrolase family protein gives MKRFFPFRIMALPGLLLFLLAVGCGGPANDLAIHHANIIDMETGEVLQDRSLTVRDGIIHKLGPAGSTPAAADTLDAGGAFLMPGLWDMHVHFRGGDSLAASNRELLKLYLANGITSVRDAGGDITPHVLEWDSLVRAGSLEGPRIYTSGPKLDGPDARWDGSIELETPQQVPEALDSLQAIGADYVKIYDSTISPEVYTAILEHTEERGMKVSGHMPFSVDFRNAVRLGLDATEHMYYVYKAASSEANALTREYTARMNDEDPLGFYEVLERVMETYDPETAQRTFEIMAEEGTAVVATLYISEVLDHLHEADHSGDPYLDYIDPGIRQTYQGRLMGAQRRSEEAVAFQLAMNEDFGEMIRPMYEAGVSILAGSDAGPYNSFVYPGQSLHRELQRLVDNGLPPLAALQAATINGARWLEVDDRYGKVAPGYAADLLLLEGNPLEEISNTRAIAWVVQQGAVYSRSELGSLLESTRNE, from the coding sequence CAGGACCGCAGCCTCACCGTGCGCGACGGGATAATCCACAAGTTAGGACCGGCCGGCTCCACCCCGGCGGCGGCCGATACCCTGGACGCGGGCGGGGCCTTCCTTATGCCGGGGTTGTGGGACATGCACGTGCATTTTCGCGGCGGGGACAGCCTGGCGGCCTCGAACCGCGAGCTGCTGAAACTCTACCTTGCTAACGGTATCACTTCGGTGCGTGACGCGGGGGGCGACATCACCCCGCACGTGCTCGAGTGGGACTCCCTGGTGCGGGCCGGCAGCCTGGAGGGGCCGCGCATCTACACCTCCGGACCGAAACTGGATGGTCCCGACGCCCGCTGGGACGGCTCCATCGAGCTGGAGACACCTCAGCAGGTGCCTGAGGCCCTCGACTCCCTGCAGGCTATTGGCGCCGACTACGTGAAAATATACGACAGCACCATCTCCCCCGAGGTCTACACGGCCATTCTCGAGCACACCGAGGAGCGAGGCATGAAGGTCTCCGGACATATGCCATTCTCGGTCGATTTCCGCAACGCCGTGCGGCTGGGCCTGGACGCCACCGAACACATGTACTACGTCTACAAGGCCGCCTCCAGCGAGGCCAACGCACTAACGCGCGAGTACACCGCCCGCATGAACGACGAAGACCCCCTCGGTTTTTACGAGGTGTTGGAGCGGGTCATGGAGACCTACGACCCGGAAACGGCGCAGAGGACCTTTGAGATAATGGCTGAGGAGGGCACCGCCGTGGTGGCCACCCTCTATATCAGCGAGGTGCTGGACCACCTGCACGAAGCGGACCATTCCGGAGATCCCTACCTCGATTACATCGACCCGGGCATCCGGCAGACCTACCAGGGCCGCCTGATGGGAGCCCAGCGCCGCAGCGAGGAAGCCGTGGCCTTCCAGCTGGCCATGAACGAGGATTTCGGGGAGATGATCCGTCCCATGTACGAGGCTGGCGTGAGCATCCTGGCCGGCTCCGACGCAGGACCCTACAACTCCTTTGTCTACCCGGGGCAGTCGCTGCACCGCGAGCTGCAGCGACTCGTCGACAACGGCCTGCCTCCCCTGGCGGCCCTGCAGGCGGCCACCATCAACGGAGCGCGCTGGCTGGAGGTGGACGACCGCTACGGCAAGGTGGCCCCGGGCTACGCGGCCGATCTGCTCCTGCTGGAGGGCAATCCGCTGGAGGAAATCTCCAACACCCGTGCGATCGCCTGGGTGGTGCAGCAGGGCGCGGTCTACAGCCGGTCTGAACTGGGAAGCCTCCTGGAAAGCACGCGAAATGAATAA
- a CDS encoding hotdog domain-containing protein: MNFYSRKLIKPQDLNAHGTLFGGSVLSWIDEESAIFVSCQLGRGNLVTKFMSEIDFVSSAELGDIIEIGMETVSFGTSSITVRCVVRNKFSKETIIRIDKIVFVHLDEEGRPAPHGVTRESAPQNPGEI, from the coding sequence ATGAATTTCTACAGCCGCAAGCTCATCAAACCACAGGACCTGAACGCCCACGGTACCCTCTTCGGGGGTTCCGTGCTGAGTTGGATCGACGAGGAGTCGGCCATATTCGTAAGCTGCCAGCTGGGACGGGGCAACCTGGTCACCAAGTTCATGTCGGAAATCGACTTCGTCAGCTCGGCCGAGCTGGGCGACATCATCGAGATCGGCATGGAGACCGTAAGCTTCGGCACCTCCTCTATCACCGTACGCTGCGTCGTACGCAACAAGTTCTCCAAGGAAACCATTATCAGGATCGATAAAATCGTCTTCGTGCACCTCGACGAGGAGGGTCGTCCCGCCCCCCACGGTGTCACCCGGGAGAGCGCCCCTCAGAATCCCGGTGAAATCTAA